A window from Pseudomonas sp. MRSN 12121 encodes these proteins:
- the rdgB gene encoding RdgB/HAM1 family non-canonical purine NTP pyrophosphatase, whose product MMTFTQLVLASHNAGKLKELQAMLGGSVQLRSIGEFSSVEPEETGLSFVENAILKARNASRISGLPALADDSGLAVDFLGGAPGIYSARYADGRGDAANNAKLLDALKDVPEAERGAQFVCVLALVRHADDPLPILCEGLWHGRILTAASGEHGFGYDPLFWVPERNCSSAELDPVQKNQLSHRARAMAILRQRLGLQ is encoded by the coding sequence ATGATGACTTTTACCCAACTCGTACTGGCCAGCCATAACGCCGGCAAACTCAAGGAGCTCCAGGCCATGCTCGGCGGCTCGGTGCAACTGCGCTCGATCGGCGAGTTCAGCAGCGTCGAACCAGAAGAAACCGGCCTGTCGTTCGTCGAGAACGCCATCCTCAAGGCCCGTAACGCCTCGCGCATTTCCGGCCTGCCGGCGCTGGCGGACGATTCGGGCCTGGCGGTGGATTTCCTCGGCGGCGCGCCGGGCATCTACTCGGCGCGTTATGCCGATGGCCGGGGCGACGCGGCGAACAACGCCAAGCTGCTGGACGCCCTGAAGGACGTGCCCGAAGCCGAGCGCGGCGCGCAGTTCGTCTGCGTGCTGGCCCTGGTGCGGCACGCCGACGACCCGCTGCCGATCCTCTGCGAAGGCCTGTGGCATGGGCGCATCCTCACCGCGGCCAGCGGCGAACACGGCTTCGGCTACGATCCGCTGTTCTGGGTGCCGGAGCGCAACTGCTCCAGCGCCGAACTGGACCCGGTGCAAAAGAACCAGCTCAGCCATCGCGCCCGCGCCATGGCCATCCTGCGGCAACGCCTGGGCCTGCAATGA
- a CDS encoding DUF4426 domain-containing protein: protein MGRLVTFLLAACLGASAMAADTIKGERQEVFGDVTVHYNTFNSTFLQPDIAKAAELVRSKNQGVINVSVLKAGKPQVAQVTGTVKDLTSNAVPLKFKQITEQGAIYYIAQYPVEQQETRTFEVKVQTGDTINTINFNQELFPGE from the coding sequence ATGGGTCGCTTGGTTACTTTTCTATTGGCAGCGTGCCTCGGCGCGTCGGCGATGGCCGCCGACACCATCAAGGGCGAGCGCCAGGAAGTGTTCGGTGACGTGACCGTGCACTACAACACCTTCAACTCCACCTTCCTGCAACCGGACATCGCCAAGGCCGCGGAGCTGGTGCGCAGCAAGAACCAGGGCGTGATCAACGTTTCCGTGCTCAAGGCCGGCAAGCCGCAGGTCGCCCAGGTGACCGGCACCGTCAAGGACCTGACCAGCAACGCGGTGCCACTGAAATTCAAGCAGATCACCGAACAGGGTGCGATCTACTACATCGCCCAATACCCGGTAGAGCAGCAGGAAACCCGCACCTTCGAGGTCAAGGTGCAGACCGGTGACACGATCAACACCATCAACTTCAACCAAGAACTTTTCCCCGGCGAATGA
- a CDS encoding DUF167 domain-containing protein: MSYFRWDGDDLILECHLQPAARSDDFAGLHGERLKIRLTAPPVEGKANAYLMAFLAKAFGVSKSQVSLVSGELNRQKRVRINAPKKLPDLPGLQRPSN, translated from the coding sequence ATGAGTTACTTTCGCTGGGACGGCGACGACCTGATCCTGGAGTGCCACCTGCAACCTGCGGCCCGTAGCGACGACTTCGCCGGGCTGCATGGCGAGCGCCTGAAGATCCGCCTCACCGCGCCGCCGGTGGAGGGCAAGGCCAACGCCTACCTGATGGCATTCCTGGCCAAGGCCTTCGGCGTGTCCAAGAGCCAGGTCAGCCTGGTCAGCGGCGAGCTGAACCGGCAGAAACGGGTGCGGATCAACGCACCGAAAAAGCTGCCGGACCTGCCGGGACTACAGCGCCCGTCCAACTGA
- the metW gene encoding methionine biosynthesis protein MetW has translation MRADLEIIQEWIPAGSRVLDLGCGDGELLTWLRDHKQVTGYGLENDPDNIAECVAKGINVIEQDLDKGLGNFASNSFDIVVMTQALQAVHYPDRILDEMLRVGRQCIITFPNFGHWRCRWYLASKGRMPVSEFLPYTWYNTPNIHFCTFEDFEELCREREAKVIDRLAVDQQHRHGWASKLWPNLLGEIGIYRVSSPGLQDHQIAV, from the coding sequence ATGAGAGCGGATCTGGAAATCATCCAGGAATGGATCCCCGCCGGCAGCCGCGTGCTCGACCTCGGCTGCGGCGATGGCGAATTGCTGACCTGGCTGCGCGATCACAAGCAGGTCACCGGCTACGGCCTGGAAAACGACCCGGACAACATCGCCGAGTGCGTGGCCAAGGGCATCAACGTCATCGAGCAGGACCTGGACAAGGGCCTGGGCAACTTCGCCAGCAACAGCTTCGACATCGTGGTCATGACCCAGGCCCTGCAAGCCGTGCACTACCCGGACCGGATCCTCGACGAAATGCTGCGCGTCGGCCGCCAGTGCATCATCACCTTCCCCAACTTCGGCCACTGGCGCTGCCGCTGGTACCTGGCCAGCAAGGGGCGGATGCCGGTCTCCGAATTCCTCCCGTACACCTGGTACAACACGCCGAACATCCACTTCTGTACTTTCGAGGACTTCGAGGAACTGTGCCGCGAACGTGAAGCCAAGGTCATCGATCGCCTTGCGGTGGATCAACAGCACCGCCATGGGTGGGCCAGTAAGCTATGGCCTAATCTGTTAGGTGAGATCGGCATCTACCGCGTCAGCAGCCCCGGCCTGCAGGACCACCAGATCGCGGTATAA
- a CDS encoding homoserine O-acetyltransferase: MPTAFPADSVGLVTPQVAHFSEPLALACGRSLAAYDLIFETYGQLNATASNAVLICHALSGHHHAAGYHSPDDRKPGWWDSCIGPGKPIDTNKFFVVSLNNLGGCNGSTGPSSINPDTGKPFGADFPVLTVEDWVHSQARLADRLGIVQFAAVIGGSLGGMQALQWTITYPDRVRHCLAIASAPKLSAQNIAFNEVARQAILTDPEFHGGSFQEQGVIPKRGLMLARMVGHITYLSDDSMGEKFGRGLKSEKLNYDFHSVEFQVESYLRYQGEEFSGRFDANTYLLMTKALDYFDPAANFDDNLAKTFEGAKAKFCVMSFTTDWRFSPARSRELVDALMAARKDVSYLEIDAPQGHDAFLIPIPRYLQAFGNYMNRISL; this comes from the coding sequence ATGCCAACTGCCTTTCCCGCCGATTCCGTTGGTCTGGTAACGCCGCAAGTGGCGCATTTCAGCGAGCCCCTGGCCCTGGCCTGCGGTCGCTCCCTGGCCGCCTATGACCTGATCTTCGAGACCTACGGCCAGCTGAACGCCACGGCGAGCAATGCCGTGCTGATCTGCCACGCCCTGTCCGGCCACCATCATGCCGCCGGCTACCACAGCCCCGACGACCGCAAGCCGGGCTGGTGGGACAGCTGCATCGGCCCGGGCAAGCCGATCGATACCAACAAGTTCTTCGTCGTCAGCCTGAACAACCTCGGCGGCTGCAACGGCTCCACAGGGCCGAGCAGCATCAACCCGGACACCGGTAAGCCGTTCGGCGCCGACTTCCCGGTGCTGACCGTGGAAGACTGGGTGCACAGCCAGGCGCGCCTGGCCGATCGGCTCGGCATTGTGCAGTTCGCCGCGGTGATCGGCGGCAGCCTGGGCGGCATGCAGGCCCTGCAATGGACCATCACCTACCCGGACCGGGTGCGCCATTGCCTGGCTATCGCCTCGGCGCCCAAGCTGTCGGCGCAGAACATCGCCTTCAACGAAGTGGCGCGCCAGGCCATCCTCACCGACCCTGAATTCCACGGCGGCTCGTTCCAGGAACAGGGCGTGATCCCCAAGCGCGGGCTGATGCTGGCGCGGATGGTCGGGCACATCACCTACCTGTCCGACGACTCCATGGGCGAGAAATTCGGCCGCGGCCTGAAGAGCGAAAAGCTCAACTACGACTTCCACAGCGTCGAGTTCCAGGTCGAGAGCTACCTGCGCTACCAGGGCGAGGAGTTCTCCGGGCGTTTCGACGCCAACACCTACCTGCTGATGACCAAGGCGCTGGACTACTTCGACCCGGCGGCGAACTTCGACGACAACCTGGCGAAAACCTTCGAAGGGGCCAAGGCCAAGTTCTGCGTGATGTCCTTCACCACCGACTGGCGCTTCTCCCCGGCCCGCTCGCGGGAGCTGGTGGACGCGCTGATGGCGGCACGCAAGGACGTCAGCTACCTGGAAATCGACGCGCCACAGGGCCACGACGCCTTTCTGATTCCGATCCCGCGTTACCTGCAGGCGTTCGGTAACTACATGAACCGAATTTCGCTGTGA